From one Rhopalosiphum padi isolate XX-2018 chromosome 2, ASM2088224v1, whole genome shotgun sequence genomic stretch:
- the LOC132922451 gene encoding uncharacterized protein LOC132922451, which yields MSGNTSSHDNSGSKHFAENPQGTTTASTSTSSNLEDPSPTISIFVVSFECSVCLKKIMEVRSKLCQHKSCLNCVPMQCTVACRDSLLDTIDRPELYDKVMDGYELTCSDLAKVVPKKKRQYPEQD from the exons ATGAGCGGAAACACTAGCTCACACGACAACTCAGGGTCTAAGCATTTTGCAGAAAATCCCCAAG gaacAACGACCGCCTCTACATCTACTTCAAGTAATCTGGAAGACCCATCGCCAACTATATCAATTTTTGTCGTGAGTTTTGAGTGTTCCGTTTGCCTTAAAAAGATAATGGAG GTACGCTCAAAACTATGTCAGCACAAATCCTGTCTAAACTGTGTCCCAATGCAGTGTACTGTGGCCTGTAGAGACTCACTTCTTGACACAATAGACAGACCTGAATTGTATGACAAAGTTATGGATGGTTACGAATTGACTTGTTCTGATTTAGCAAAGGTGGTACCAAAGAAGAAGAGGCAATATCCTGAACAGGATTAA
- the LOC132920973 gene encoding uncharacterized protein LOC132920973, giving the protein MPVIVSRRYRRHRYHKTKLRNPRKTSKTDKELDREMMQLLGNIGSFRNFGNGNPNAIGRALDWISEYVDCLMCGSFLVEMSNQACCKRCFEMWMFMDDGRRCPFCGLQLKDMLNRGQVDILCALVELEKKKLTVNGHYTEDLVKYRIESCNMNIPN; this is encoded by the exons ATGCCCGTCATCGTGTCAAGAAGATATAGAAGACATAGATATCATAAAACAAAGCTGCGAAATCCTAGAAAAACTTCAAAAACTGATAAAGAACTTGACAGAGAAATGatgcaat TGCTCGGAAATATCGGATCTTTCAGAAATTTCGGAAATGGAAACCCAAATGCCATAGGTCGAGCTCTCGATTGGATATCCGAATATGTTGATTGTCTAATGTGTGGATCATTTCTGGTTGag atgtCAAATCAGGCTTGCTGTAAACGTTGTTTTGAAATGTGGATGTTTATGGATGATGGTAGAAGATGTCCTTTTTGTGGACTACAGCTTAAAGACATGCTGAACAGGGGACAAGTGGATATACTTTGCGCTCTTGTGGAGTTGGAAAAGAAAAAATTGA ctGTTAACGGGCACTATACTGAAGATCTCGTTAAATATCGGATTGAGAGCTGTAATATGAACATTccaaattaa
- the LOC132922058 gene encoding E3 ubiquitin-protein ligase RNF8-like isoform X2: MSSKRLNSDSNVPLAFIQDTKTGELYEVKTDSPFLFGRLLKSSVVIEELYISRSHSTITYASGQFLLKDNGSSSGTYLNYKKIASTEVPLKNGDLIAYTDKSKTWDFIYKFCLLANPKKKSRLDEETADVEEHNKLKISKIRKLQNLVKELKYDNTKLYNDTKTQMNAFNKMIKDVTEMNDKMNKEIIKLQDNNRELNNELNINRKTCAMQKELLDAKTAQEEEPVEIFKTQIIKLLENDFQCSICNEVMFRASTASCNHTFCESCLKKWLSKSPCCPVCRGIVESITYCLILDTYITNLCDILGGTIKEQRVTLQRERNGYPPQVAKRGRRRANQSTTRTRREQSMFNLVDVPPALPIRNTARYSVYNLQPPVIDIVDLTNNTSR, from the exons ATGAGTTCCAAAAGGCTGAATAGTGATTCAAATGTACCGCTTGCATTCATTCAGGACACAAAGACTGGAGAATTATATGAGGTGAAAACCGATAGTCCA TTTCTCTTTGGACGCCTTCTAAAATCCTCGGTAGTAATCGAAGAACTATACATTTCTCGCTCTCATTCTACCATCACATATGCAAGTGGTCAATTTCTCCTTAAGGACAAT ggATCATCTTCTGGtacatatttgaattataaaaaaattgcaagCACCGAAGTTCCATTAAAAAATGGAGATCTTATTGCCTATACTGATAAAAGTAAAACCTGGGACTTTATTTACAAGTTTTGCCTTTTAGCAAATCCTAAAAAGAAATCCAG atTAGATGAAGAAACTGCTGATGTAGAGGaacataacaaattaaaaatttcaaagatACGTAAGCTTCAGAATCTTGTAAAGGAA ttaaaatatgataacacAAAACTTTACAATGACACTAAAACTCAAATgaatgcatttaataaaatgattaaggATGTAACAGAAATGAATGACAAGatgaataaagaaataattaaa ctacAAGATAACAATCGAGAGTTGAATAACGAGCTGAATATTAATCGCAAAACATGTGCGATGCAAAAAG AACTGTTGGATGCTAAAACTGCTCAGGAAGAAGAACctgtagaaatatttaaaactcaaatcaTTAAACTCTTAGAAAATGATTTTCAATGTTCTATTTGTAATGAAGTGATGTTTCgg gcaAGTACAGCTAGTTGCAACCACACTTTCTGCGAAAGCTGTCTTAAAAAATGGTTGAGCAAAAGCCCCTGTTGTCCTGTCTGCCGGGGTATTGTGGAATCTATAACTTATTGTCTTATTTTGGATACTTATATCACAAACCTATGTGATATTCTAGGTGGAACAATAAAGGAGCAACGTGTTACTTTACAACGTGAAA GGAATGGGTATCCACCTCAAGTGGCTAAAAGAGGTAGAAGAAGGGCTAATCAATCAACAACCCGCACTAGAAGAGAACAATCCATGTTTAATTTAGTTGATGTACCACCAGCCTTGCCTATTAGAAATACTGCTAGGTATAGTGTCTACAACCTACAACCTCCTGTTATTGATATTGTAGATCTAACTAATAATACGTCtcgataa
- the LOC132920085 gene encoding probable E3 ubiquitin-protein ligase makorin-1 isoform X1 yields MSSSVCLYFMRGSCRFGNRCWNSHDLGSIRSDSPFQIQAESSDDDEEISFPVAARRETTPMIASPSSSASRPRQRNQVLPNTAKKSPETNKTATQDKWSLKNNNTGETREGTPDSVLVETVKKLNEAENLVISLRQQLRIKNEGENFSWIEHQMEQCIESDLQCNICYEMFIKPTVLNCSHTFCLECIESWTRRVNHCPTCRVYVKNKSYCLTLDTYLDKISDWLPDEIKTRRETLKVERNNNRVEVNRNRRNNARRRNHRNQSMRRTLGVLWGERDRDGAEWNIALEEALFDPIRLGDAIGRNRDDREDDVWSDSDLDSYEYFCSYCDNMGHSASNCPISIMEETDHVW; encoded by the exons ATGTCTTCTTCAGTATGTTTGTATTTCATGAGGGGATCATGTCGATTTGGCAACCGTTGCTGGAACTCTCACGATCTGGGATCCATCCGCTCTGACAGCCCGTTCCAGATTCAAG cggAATCCTCTGATGATGATGAAGAAATCAGCTTTCCTGTGGCGGCAAGGAGAGAAACTACTCCAATGATAGCTTCACCAAGTAGTAGTGCATCTAGACCTAGACAAAGAAATCAAGTTCTTCCCAATACAGCAAAGaa gtCACCAGAAACTAATAAAACAGCAACCCAAGATAAGTGGagcttaaaaa ataataatactgGGGAGACGAGAGAAGGTACTCCTGATAGTGTGTTAGtagaaacagtaaaaaaattaaatgaagctGAAAATTTAGTTATATCACTTCGTCAACAGCTGCGTATTAAGAATGAGGGAGAAAATTTCTCTTGGATTGAACATCAAATGGAACAATGCATTGAAAGTGATctacaatgtaatatatgttaCGAAATGTTCATCAAG ccaACTGTGCTAAATTGCTCTCATACATTTTGTCTTGAATGCATTGAGTCATGGACTCGAAGAGTTAATCACTGCCCAACATGTCGAGtttacgttaaaaataaatcatactgTCTAACTTTAGATACCTATTTAGACAAAATATCTGACTGGTTACCAGATGAAATAAAAACGAGGCGGGAAACTTTAAAAGttgaacgtaataataatagag tggAGGTTAATAGAAACCGAAGAAATAATGCGAGGAGAAGAAACCATAGAAACCAATCCATGCGCCGAACATTAGGTGTATTATGGGGTGAACGAGATCGAGATGGTGCTGAATGGAATATTGCCCTGGAAGAAGCATTATTTGATCCAATACGTTTAGGTGATGCAATTGGTAGAAATAGAGATGATAGGGAAGATGATGTATGGTCTGATAGCGACTTGGACAG
- the LOC132922058 gene encoding E3 ubiquitin-protein ligase RNF8-like isoform X1, with translation MFNTLALFNMLEDIKNVMSSKRLNSDSNVPLAFIQDTKTGELYEVKTDSPFLFGRLLKSSVVIEELYISRSHSTITYASGQFLLKDNGSSSGTYLNYKKIASTEVPLKNGDLIAYTDKSKTWDFIYKFCLLANPKKKSRLDEETADVEEHNKLKISKIRKLQNLVKELKYDNTKLYNDTKTQMNAFNKMIKDVTEMNDKMNKEIIKLQDNNRELNNELNINRKTCAMQKELLDAKTAQEEEPVEIFKTQIIKLLENDFQCSICNEVMFRASTASCNHTFCESCLKKWLSKSPCCPVCRGIVESITYCLILDTYITNLCDILGGTIKEQRVTLQRERNGYPPQVAKRGRRRANQSTTRTRREQSMFNLVDVPPALPIRNTARYSVYNLQPPVIDIVDLTNNTSR, from the exons ATGTTTAATACATTAGCATTGTTCAATATGTTAGAAGACATCAAAAACGTTATGAGTTCCAAAAGGCTGAATAGTGATTCAAATGTACCGCTTGCATTCATTCAGGACACAAAGACTGGAGAATTATATGAGGTGAAAACCGATAGTCCA TTTCTCTTTGGACGCCTTCTAAAATCCTCGGTAGTAATCGAAGAACTATACATTTCTCGCTCTCATTCTACCATCACATATGCAAGTGGTCAATTTCTCCTTAAGGACAAT ggATCATCTTCTGGtacatatttgaattataaaaaaattgcaagCACCGAAGTTCCATTAAAAAATGGAGATCTTATTGCCTATACTGATAAAAGTAAAACCTGGGACTTTATTTACAAGTTTTGCCTTTTAGCAAATCCTAAAAAGAAATCCAG atTAGATGAAGAAACTGCTGATGTAGAGGaacataacaaattaaaaatttcaaagatACGTAAGCTTCAGAATCTTGTAAAGGAA ttaaaatatgataacacAAAACTTTACAATGACACTAAAACTCAAATgaatgcatttaataaaatgattaaggATGTAACAGAAATGAATGACAAGatgaataaagaaataattaaa ctacAAGATAACAATCGAGAGTTGAATAACGAGCTGAATATTAATCGCAAAACATGTGCGATGCAAAAAG AACTGTTGGATGCTAAAACTGCTCAGGAAGAAGAACctgtagaaatatttaaaactcaaatcaTTAAACTCTTAGAAAATGATTTTCAATGTTCTATTTGTAATGAAGTGATGTTTCgg gcaAGTACAGCTAGTTGCAACCACACTTTCTGCGAAAGCTGTCTTAAAAAATGGTTGAGCAAAAGCCCCTGTTGTCCTGTCTGCCGGGGTATTGTGGAATCTATAACTTATTGTCTTATTTTGGATACTTATATCACAAACCTATGTGATATTCTAGGTGGAACAATAAAGGAGCAACGTGTTACTTTACAACGTGAAA GGAATGGGTATCCACCTCAAGTGGCTAAAAGAGGTAGAAGAAGGGCTAATCAATCAACAACCCGCACTAGAAGAGAACAATCCATGTTTAATTTAGTTGATGTACCACCAGCCTTGCCTATTAGAAATACTGCTAGGTATAGTGTCTACAACCTACAACCTCCTGTTATTGATATTGTAGATCTAACTAATAATACGTCtcgataa
- the LOC132920082 gene encoding coiled-coil domain-containing protein 186-like has translation MDIPEIVNDSPPSKTTENNDRVDSIQVMDDDEEEEEICTSDVNQLKVPGEDQLEISNENQLEGPSEDQQKVLDDVVRQQRDELDYYQRQLAINEHKYLTDVSDLRSQLQSSKKMYDTAKHEKEAAFMRYVLKEKEILDLNTEKKKLIDSLKDKDKQIAWLKANCKDVASFTTVIETKNKEIKEYKVIIDLLKDDKSKISKDLDFWKTKYEHESKCSHETESKLLHEIQELQNRLESLTKQNESFNEESNLEKIILNSKMYLDLKKCSEQQLQEMNKLKSVIEELNSNFTKCTYTVNSLENENIDLKTYMKSCEIKTNELLMFTENLSSRNASLQSECLNLQTALDKLKSDCDILKQKNNDLKIAFKSQEDSIAKEKELYDCDKKELASHLAHKMQMIADLKTTLERTQDDLHVSKRKFKTTVSELTKELQKKNIVDTSVEMKMVLDKMVKLQQENARICEKLDFVEDHNKHLLCELKKKSSIMQKHGISGGKNGLVPGLNEQKPERY, from the coding sequence ATGGATATCCCGGAGATTGTGAACGATTCTCCGCCTTCCAAAACAACCGAAAATAATGATCGCGTCGACAGCATCCAGGTAATGGATGATGACGAGGAGGAAGAAGAAATTTGCACGTCCGACGTAAACCAACTGAAAGTACCCGGTGAAGATCAACTGGAAATATCCAATGAAAACCAACTAGAAGGACCCAGTGAAGACCAACAGAAAGTACTAGATGATGTCGTTCGACAGCAACGAGATGAACTAGACTACTATCAGCGGCAATTGGCCATCAATGAGCACAAGTACCTGACTGATGTCAGCGATTTGCGATCGCAGTTACAGTCATCAAAGAAAATGTATGATACTGCTAAGCATGAGAAAGAAGCGGCGTTCATGCGCTATGTGCTTAAGGAAAAGGAAATTCTGGACTTGAACACAGAAAAGAAAAAACTGATTGATAGTTTGAAAGACAAGGACAAGCAGATTGCATGGTTGAAAGCCAACTGTAAAGATGTGGCCAGTTTTACGACCGTAATAGAAACAAAAAACAAAGAAATCAAGGAATACAAGGTTATAATTGACTTGCTCAAAGATGAcaagtcaaaaatttcaaaagacTTGGACTTCTGGAAAACTAAATATGAACACGAGTCAAAATGTTCTCATGAAACAGAAAGTAAATTACTGCACGAAATACAAGAACTTCAAAATAGATTGGAATCATTGACCAAACAAAATGAATCATTTAATGAAGAGAGTAATTTAGAAAAGATAATACTGAACAGTAAAATGTATTTGGATTTGAAGAAATGTTCAGAGCAACAACTTCAAGAGatgaacaaattaaaaagtGTTATCGAAGAGTTGAATAGTAACTTTACCAAATGCACCTATACTGTAAATTCTttggaaaatgaaaatattgatcTTAAAACTTATATGAAAAGTTGTGAAATCAAAACCAATGAATTGCTTATGTTCACTGAAAATTTGAGTTCACGCAATGCATCACTGCAGTCAgaatgtttaaatttacaaacagCTTTGGACAAATTAAAAAGCGACTGTGatatattgaaacaaaaaaacaatgacCTCAAGATTGCTTTCAAATCACAAGAGGATAGTATTGCGAAAGAAAAAGAGCTTTATGATTGCGACAAAAAAGAACTGGCCAGTCATTTGGCGCATAAAATGCAAATGATTGCAGACTTGAAAACCACATTAGAGCGCACTCAAGATGATTTACATGTTTCTAAACGAAAGTTTAAAACTACTGTGTCTGAGCTGACCAAAGAgttacagaaaaaaaacattgttgatACCTCTGTTGAAATGAAAATGGTCTTAGACAAAATGGTCAAACTGCAGCAAGAAAATGCAAGGATATGCGAAAAACTGGATTTTGTCGAAGACCACAACAAGCATTTGCTATgcgaactgaaaaaaaaaagtagtattaTGCAAAAACACGGTATATCTGGTGGCAAGAATGGCCTAGTGCCTGGTCTGAACGAACAGAAACCTGAACGTTACTGA
- the LOC132920085 gene encoding probable E3 ubiquitin-protein ligase makorin-1 isoform X2 has translation MSSSVCLYFMRGSCRFGNRCWNSHDLGSIRSDSPFQIQAESSDDDEEISFPVAARRETTPMIASPSSSASRPRQRNQVLPNTAKKSPETNKTATQDKWSLKNNNTGETREGTPDSVLVETVKKLNEAENLVISLRQQLRIKNEGENFSWIEHQMEQCIESDLQCNICYEMFIKPTVLNCSHTFCLECIESWTRRVNHCPTCRVYVKNKSYCLTLDTYLDKISDWLPDEIKTRRETLKVERNNNRVEVNRNRRNNARRRNHRNQSMRRTLGVLWGERDRDGAEWNIALEEALFDPIRLGDAIGRNRDDREDDVWSDSDLDRYFPFE, from the exons ATGTCTTCTTCAGTATGTTTGTATTTCATGAGGGGATCATGTCGATTTGGCAACCGTTGCTGGAACTCTCACGATCTGGGATCCATCCGCTCTGACAGCCCGTTCCAGATTCAAG cggAATCCTCTGATGATGATGAAGAAATCAGCTTTCCTGTGGCGGCAAGGAGAGAAACTACTCCAATGATAGCTTCACCAAGTAGTAGTGCATCTAGACCTAGACAAAGAAATCAAGTTCTTCCCAATACAGCAAAGaa gtCACCAGAAACTAATAAAACAGCAACCCAAGATAAGTGGagcttaaaaa ataataatactgGGGAGACGAGAGAAGGTACTCCTGATAGTGTGTTAGtagaaacagtaaaaaaattaaatgaagctGAAAATTTAGTTATATCACTTCGTCAACAGCTGCGTATTAAGAATGAGGGAGAAAATTTCTCTTGGATTGAACATCAAATGGAACAATGCATTGAAAGTGATctacaatgtaatatatgttaCGAAATGTTCATCAAG ccaACTGTGCTAAATTGCTCTCATACATTTTGTCTTGAATGCATTGAGTCATGGACTCGAAGAGTTAATCACTGCCCAACATGTCGAGtttacgttaaaaataaatcatactgTCTAACTTTAGATACCTATTTAGACAAAATATCTGACTGGTTACCAGATGAAATAAAAACGAGGCGGGAAACTTTAAAAGttgaacgtaataataatagag tggAGGTTAATAGAAACCGAAGAAATAATGCGAGGAGAAGAAACCATAGAAACCAATCCATGCGCCGAACATTAGGTGTATTATGGGGTGAACGAGATCGAGATGGTGCTGAATGGAATATTGCCCTGGAAGAAGCATTATTTGATCCAATACGTTTAGGTGATGCAATTGGTAGAAATAGAGATGATAGGGAAGATGATGTATGGTCTGATAGCGACTTGGACAG